One window from the genome of Myxococcus fulvus encodes:
- a CDS encoding TldD/PmbA family protein, producing MERREVSDVLHLRSGTRILPATLERGVCVREGPPSHGEYTWTELSRGTSAPGLLPSEVLERARAPLSESSRLLDGAALREDVVRRLVDVARAAGALHLEVTLREVDRWTLHAQPERMVEEHTRHALLEVKAFHGEAGGPRFDAWRCVTHPDATRLHAALPSLEAWVDALVRELRETTPAVPCPDEALPVLFPPGAASACFFHEVCGHPLEGDVVARGGSFLARRLGQRVAEPFVHVSDDPTDAQGALGFTWDDEGHAARAVPLLRGGVVTSPMLDARSARALGLEPNGHGRRVDFRHPPLPRMAHTRVEPHEGDLASLLADVGHGLLVQHLTPRHMNLLSGDFSFYIVEARLVRDGRAGPRVGPGVLFGNGLTALADIDAVGADARNLFATRGCRKLDHGPLPVSFGQPSVRFRTLHVRPGT from the coding sequence GTGGAGCGGCGCGAAGTCTCCGACGTGCTCCACCTCCGCTCCGGCACACGGATTCTGCCCGCGACCCTCGAGCGTGGCGTCTGTGTCCGCGAAGGTCCCCCGAGCCACGGCGAATACACGTGGACGGAGTTGTCTCGTGGAACATCCGCTCCGGGACTCCTTCCGTCCGAAGTGCTTGAACGGGCACGTGCGCCGCTCTCCGAGTCCTCCAGACTCTTGGATGGCGCCGCGCTCCGCGAGGACGTGGTGCGCCGGCTCGTGGACGTCGCTCGTGCGGCAGGCGCGCTCCATCTCGAGGTGACGCTGCGCGAGGTGGACCGCTGGACGCTCCACGCGCAGCCCGAGCGGATGGTGGAGGAGCACACGCGCCATGCCCTTCTGGAGGTGAAGGCGTTCCACGGCGAGGCCGGTGGCCCCCGGTTCGACGCGTGGCGCTGCGTGACGCATCCCGATGCCACGCGCCTCCACGCCGCCCTGCCCTCGCTGGAAGCGTGGGTGGACGCACTGGTGCGCGAACTCCGCGAGACGACGCCCGCCGTGCCGTGCCCCGACGAAGCGCTGCCCGTGCTCTTCCCTCCGGGCGCGGCCTCCGCGTGCTTCTTCCACGAAGTCTGTGGCCATCCGCTGGAAGGCGATGTCGTCGCACGCGGCGGCTCCTTCCTCGCGCGCAGACTGGGACAGCGCGTGGCCGAGCCCTTCGTTCACGTGTCCGACGACCCCACGGATGCACAGGGTGCACTCGGCTTCACGTGGGATGACGAGGGTCACGCCGCGCGCGCGGTGCCGCTGCTGCGTGGAGGCGTCGTCACCTCACCCATGCTGGATGCGCGCAGCGCTCGCGCGCTCGGCCTGGAGCCCAACGGTCATGGCCGGCGCGTGGACTTCCGTCATCCCCCACTGCCGCGCATGGCGCACACCCGCGTGGAGCCGCATGAAGGCGACCTGGCGTCACTCCTCGCGGACGTGGGCCACGGGCTGCTCGTGCAGCACCTCACGCCGCGACACATGAATCTCCTCTCGGGGGACTTCAGCTTCTACATCGTCGAGGCGCGACTGGTGCGCGACGGGCGCGCGGGCCCTCGGGTGGGCCCCGGCGTCCTCTTCGGCAACGGGCTGACGGCGCTGGCCGACATCGACGCGGTGGGCGCCGACGCGCGCAACCTCTTCGCCACGCGGGGGTGCCGCAAGCTGGACCACGGTCCGCTGCCCGTCTCCTTCGGCCAGCCCTCGGTCCGCTTCCGCACGCTGCACGTCCGGCCCGGGACCTGA
- a CDS encoding metallopeptidase TldD-related protein — MSEHDEDVALEEASLVYTGGLSPQDWSVLAREVMDRLGRERGWRGVELYLLSYGNLTLDYDVASKTFSSSSGGALAVSARVWLGEVVGSAIECVHDKATLEQLLLSAEEKARTGSPGAFPTTPSPGTSMPTDAWRGATDFSRAHLCAERIVKDVLPPGVVVQALVVKQECTGALSLRSDGFEAFRRTHQEAAFLRCETSRGAVVDAVPLPLVTAPIRARLADAVAALEGPAKKADRALPLVLRPLVAAPLVAGLAWLLRGDIATATPALVRAVGRKLFPSLLTVEDDPLNPRGLQRRQLDDEGRPTRVLRLVDEGRLVGFLHSEETAARLGVEPGGRGLRDLAHPATPTALNLCILPREDTLPADYTELVARVENFSTMPTPGTVSLIAGGWEVRDGRRVHRVEPLELELPVLETFRSLRGVGSDLAFFPSAEGCGTPTLVLPPPGG; from the coding sequence ATGTCGGAGCATGACGAGGACGTGGCGTTGGAAGAGGCCAGCCTGGTCTACACGGGAGGCCTGTCGCCCCAGGACTGGAGTGTCCTGGCGCGCGAGGTGATGGACCGTCTGGGACGCGAACGTGGCTGGCGGGGCGTGGAGCTCTACCTGCTGTCGTACGGCAACCTGACGCTGGACTACGACGTCGCCTCGAAGACCTTCTCCAGCAGCTCCGGTGGTGCGCTCGCCGTCTCGGCCCGGGTCTGGCTCGGGGAGGTCGTGGGCAGCGCCATCGAGTGCGTGCACGACAAGGCGACCCTGGAGCAGTTGTTGCTGTCCGCGGAGGAGAAGGCACGCACCGGTTCGCCCGGAGCCTTCCCCACGACACCGTCGCCAGGAACCTCGATGCCCACGGACGCATGGCGCGGGGCGACGGACTTCTCGCGCGCCCACCTGTGCGCCGAACGCATCGTGAAGGACGTCCTGCCCCCTGGTGTCGTCGTGCAGGCCCTGGTGGTGAAGCAGGAATGCACCGGCGCGTTGTCCCTGCGAAGCGACGGCTTCGAGGCCTTCCGTCGAACCCATCAGGAGGCCGCCTTCCTGCGCTGCGAAACCTCGCGCGGCGCGGTGGTGGATGCCGTGCCCCTTCCCCTGGTGACCGCGCCCATCCGCGCCCGACTGGCCGACGCCGTGGCCGCGCTCGAAGGACCCGCGAAGAAAGCGGACCGCGCCCTCCCGCTCGTGCTGCGGCCCCTGGTCGCGGCGCCGCTCGTCGCGGGGCTCGCCTGGCTGTTGCGCGGAGACATCGCCACCGCGACGCCCGCGCTCGTGCGCGCCGTGGGCCGCAAGCTCTTCCCCTCCCTCCTGACCGTGGAGGACGACCCGCTGAACCCCCGCGGCCTCCAGCGCCGCCAGCTCGATGACGAAGGCCGACCCACCCGCGTCCTGCGCCTCGTCGACGAGGGGCGCCTCGTGGGCTTCCTCCACTCGGAGGAGACGGCCGCGCGCCTCGGCGTCGAACCCGGAGGCCGGGGGCTCCGTGACCTCGCGCACCCCGCGACGCCCACGGCCCTCAACCTCTGCATCCTGCCGCGCGAGGACACCCTGCCCGCCGACTACACGGAGCTGGTGGCGCGCGTGGAGAACTTCTCCACCATGCCCACGCCCGGCACCGTGTCGCTCATCGCGGGAGGCTGGGAGGTCCGCGACGGTCGCCGCGTGCACCGCGTGGAGCCGCTGGAGCTGGAGCTGCCCGTGCTCGAGACGTTCCGCTCCCTGCGCGGCGTGGGCTCGGACCTGGCCTTCTTCCCCTCGGCGGAGGGCTGCGGCACGCCCACCTTGGTTCTCCCTCCGCCGGGAGGCTGA
- a CDS encoding cupin-like domain-containing protein, with protein sequence MARASTALPVEPSLALPKAFWRRFAREHWDVGPTLFPSLFPRHFPSPAEIFEALVDVGTRYRQGEVMLPVRFYVEHEATAEGPPEVFAAVALSRYLPLAEDGDVDGYARRMEHLLHGRRFGLVLSNTQSHHWSHWLQMRTFLSGVHGALGVPLGGADSALFLGNYRHTPFGIHKDDLHVFYFVIRGRRRMSFWPLEAMVSRPEVAPHADPGLKDRPHGVVLRDAEDTRQVMAQASFLEAGAGDIMYWPSSYWHRSEPSEGLTIAASLGFNFRAPMFLDRAPEQPWPERLPHGELPQVGDRALPKSVRDALGKQGRGQGLRATRNTLTEGWVRFLTNGALDGPPPEARGLAPLTPEDTVVGSSSRPIVTVPLEGGQVVVAANGFSRTLRPSPVARRRLEALTETLSSGRPVSVGTLEEDFFRRLPPRAFPRAGVRSLLDELARWRAVWRHEPARRR encoded by the coding sequence ATGGCACGAGCCTCCACCGCACTCCCGGTCGAACCGTCCCTCGCCCTGCCCAAGGCCTTCTGGAGGCGCTTCGCCCGCGAGCACTGGGATGTGGGACCCACCCTCTTCCCCAGCCTGTTCCCCCGCCACTTCCCGTCCCCCGCCGAAATCTTCGAGGCGCTGGTGGACGTGGGCACGCGCTACCGCCAGGGCGAGGTGATGCTGCCGGTGCGCTTCTACGTGGAGCACGAGGCCACGGCGGAGGGACCGCCGGAGGTCTTCGCGGCCGTGGCGCTGTCGCGCTACCTGCCCCTGGCGGAAGACGGTGACGTCGACGGGTACGCGCGGCGGATGGAGCACCTGCTCCACGGACGCAGGTTCGGGCTGGTGCTGAGCAACACGCAGAGCCACCACTGGAGCCACTGGCTCCAGATGCGCACGTTCCTGTCCGGCGTCCACGGCGCGCTCGGCGTGCCGCTGGGGGGCGCGGACTCCGCGCTGTTCCTGGGCAACTACCGGCACACGCCCTTCGGCATCCACAAGGACGACCTGCACGTCTTCTACTTCGTCATCCGGGGACGTCGGAGGATGAGCTTCTGGCCGCTGGAGGCGATGGTCTCCCGGCCGGAGGTGGCGCCGCACGCGGACCCGGGGTTGAAGGACCGGCCGCATGGCGTGGTGCTGCGCGACGCGGAGGACACGCGTCAGGTGATGGCGCAGGCGAGCTTCCTGGAGGCCGGCGCGGGCGACATCATGTACTGGCCGTCGTCGTACTGGCACCGCTCCGAGCCGAGCGAGGGCCTCACCATCGCCGCCTCGCTGGGCTTCAACTTCCGCGCGCCCATGTTCCTGGACCGCGCGCCCGAGCAGCCGTGGCCAGAGCGGCTGCCACACGGGGAGCTGCCCCAGGTCGGGGACCGGGCGCTGCCGAAGTCGGTGCGCGACGCGCTCGGCAAGCAGGGGCGCGGGCAGGGACTGCGCGCCACGCGCAACACGCTCACCGAGGGCTGGGTGCGCTTCCTCACCAACGGCGCGCTGGATGGGCCACCTCCAGAGGCGCGGGGGCTGGCGCCGCTCACGCCGGAGGACACGGTGGTGGGCAGCTCCTCGCGGCCCATCGTCACCGTGCCGCTGGAGGGTGGGCAGGTGGTGGTGGCGGCCAATGGGTTTTCGCGGACGCTGCGTCCTTCGCCGGTGGCGCGGCGGCGACTCGAGGCGCTGACGGAGACGCTGAGCTCCGGCAGGCCGGTCTCGGTGGGGACGTTGGAGGAGGACTTCTTCCGGCGACTGCCGCCGCGTGCGTTTCCTCGCGCGGGGGTGCGCTCGCTGCTGGATGAGCTGGCGCGGTGGCGCGCGGTGTGGCGCCACGAGCCCGCGCGGCGACGCTGA
- a CDS encoding pirin family protein, which yields MGKESSLAARVDTSVERGVAALWTAKPTELVGESRVLRALPRVELRRVGPFVFCDHFGPSPAVPGTMSVPPHPHVGLQTVTYLFSGAIRHRDSVGSMQDIHPGDVNWMTAGRGIVHAEDVDSGPGAAPLHGLQTWVALPREHRHTTPSFEHVPAAKLPLVEHECARVRVLAGRLGDAVSPVPTFHPLTYLDVELEAGASVSLPVEPTHALALYVADGEVAVGGTTVERGVLAHLEDGGATLTLHSVRGGRAVVLGGEPLPDPLVIWWNFVVDSVAEGRARLADWEAGRFPPLAP from the coding sequence ATGGGGAAGGAGTCATCGTTGGCGGCGCGCGTGGACACTTCGGTGGAGCGCGGCGTCGCGGCCCTGTGGACCGCGAAGCCGACGGAGCTGGTGGGCGAGTCGCGGGTGCTGCGCGCCCTGCCCAGGGTGGAGCTGCGGCGCGTGGGCCCCTTCGTCTTCTGTGACCACTTCGGCCCGTCTCCCGCCGTGCCGGGCACCATGTCCGTGCCGCCCCATCCCCACGTGGGCCTCCAGACGGTGACGTACCTCTTCTCCGGCGCCATCCGTCACCGCGACTCGGTGGGCTCGATGCAGGACATCCACCCGGGGGACGTGAACTGGATGACCGCGGGGCGCGGCATCGTCCACGCCGAGGACGTGGACTCAGGCCCCGGCGCCGCCCCGCTGCACGGTCTGCAGACCTGGGTCGCCCTGCCGCGCGAGCACCGCCACACGACGCCGTCCTTCGAGCACGTCCCCGCCGCGAAGCTGCCCCTCGTCGAGCACGAGTGCGCCCGGGTGCGCGTGCTCGCTGGCCGCCTGGGGGACGCCGTGTCCCCCGTGCCCACCTTCCATCCCCTGACGTACCTGGACGTGGAGCTGGAGGCGGGCGCCTCGGTGTCGCTGCCCGTGGAGCCCACGCACGCGCTCGCGCTCTACGTGGCGGACGGCGAGGTGGCCGTGGGCGGGACGACGGTGGAGCGGGGCGTGCTCGCGCACCTGGAGGACGGCGGCGCCACGCTGACGCTGCACTCGGTGCGGGGCGGCCGGGCGGTGGTGCTGGGCGGCGAGCCGCTGCCGGACCCGCTGGTCATCTGGTGGAACTTCGTCGTGGACAGCGTGGCCGAGGGCCGCGCGCGACTGGCGGACTGGGAGGCCGGACGCTTCCCGCCGCTCGCCCCCTGA
- a CDS encoding 50S ribosomal protein L11 methyltransferase, with translation MSTEQLRVSQSILLMMNAQGQMTAIGSMSQPPLTLTPAQWWLVGSLQAALPKEALLSRPSTFSREQLTEALDTLVEHSLVVPVEGAAVDSSRYLMGPGGFADITEHHRMLYDTVRVHAYRSALFRHAQGQVVLDVGTGTGLLAILAAKAGARHVYAIDESAIAEVALEMYAENGVADRITLFHGNSRDVELPERANVIVHELLNVDPFGENLLPAMQDATRRFLAPGGRLIPHRIEAMCVGVQMTEPVSSGQRMLREAENLDDFYGLSFRPVLQRLREAYDVAGPNFDLGGMNVPPGPPQTLLTKPCVLRDVRLDQDLTEAMDEAPVESVLEANAPGTLGGVALYFRAHMDEHTVLSTSPTAPATCWGFLVKEFRERVQVKAGDKVRIRSSLQRSHGHRFKVELA, from the coding sequence GTGTCGACCGAGCAGCTCCGGGTATCTCAGTCCATCCTGTTGATGATGAACGCGCAGGGGCAGATGACCGCCATCGGGTCCATGTCCCAGCCGCCGTTGACGCTCACCCCCGCGCAGTGGTGGCTGGTGGGCTCACTGCAGGCGGCGCTCCCCAAGGAGGCGCTGCTGTCCAGGCCGAGCACCTTCTCGCGCGAGCAGCTCACCGAGGCGCTCGACACGCTCGTCGAGCACTCGTTGGTGGTGCCGGTGGAGGGCGCGGCCGTGGACAGCTCGCGCTACCTGATGGGGCCCGGGGGCTTCGCGGACATCACCGAGCACCACCGGATGCTCTACGACACGGTCCGCGTGCACGCGTACCGCTCGGCGCTGTTCCGGCACGCCCAGGGGCAGGTCGTCCTGGACGTCGGCACGGGGACGGGCCTGCTCGCGATCCTCGCCGCGAAGGCGGGGGCCCGGCATGTCTATGCCATCGACGAGTCGGCCATCGCGGAGGTGGCGCTGGAGATGTACGCCGAGAATGGCGTCGCGGACCGCATCACCCTCTTCCACGGCAACAGCCGGGACGTGGAGCTGCCCGAGCGCGCGAATGTGATTGTCCATGAGCTGCTCAACGTGGACCCGTTCGGGGAGAACCTGCTGCCCGCGATGCAGGACGCGACGCGGCGGTTCCTCGCGCCCGGGGGCCGGCTGATTCCGCATCGCATCGAGGCGATGTGCGTCGGCGTCCAGATGACCGAACCGGTGAGCTCCGGGCAGCGCATGCTGCGCGAGGCGGAGAACCTCGACGACTTCTACGGCCTGTCCTTCCGCCCGGTGCTCCAGCGCCTGCGCGAGGCCTACGACGTGGCCGGACCGAACTTCGATTTGGGCGGGATGAACGTGCCGCCGGGCCCGCCGCAGACGCTGCTCACGAAGCCCTGCGTGCTGCGGGACGTGAGGCTCGACCAGGACTTGACGGAGGCGATGGACGAGGCGCCCGTCGAATCCGTGCTCGAGGCGAACGCGCCCGGCACCCTGGGCGGCGTGGCCCTCTACTTCCGCGCGCACATGGACGAGCACACCGTCCTGTCGACCTCCCCCACCGCGCCCGCGACGTGCTGGGGCTTCCTGGTGAAGGAGTTCCGGGAGCGGGTGCAGGTGAAGGCCGGGGACAAGGTGCGCATCCGCTCCAGCCTCCAGCGCTCGCACGGACACCGCTTCAAGGTCGAGCTCGCCTGA
- a CDS encoding 2TM domain-containing protein: MAETRTQAPATHFTEAEAADIIREASTHALKSRAHERKLTREEVLAMAREMGLSEASVEAALATRGKKDEDRLKLRKDLLGLATHGLSYTIVIGALTLIDLLSGPTWFVVWPALGWGIGLAFHTMGVTMGMARRALNVPEDE, from the coding sequence ATGGCCGAGACACGAACCCAGGCGCCTGCCACCCACTTCACCGAAGCAGAGGCCGCGGACATCATCCGCGAGGCGAGCACCCACGCCCTCAAGAGCCGCGCCCACGAGCGCAAGCTCACGCGCGAGGAGGTGCTCGCCATGGCGCGCGAGATGGGCTTGAGCGAGGCGTCCGTGGAGGCCGCCCTGGCGACCCGCGGCAAGAAGGACGAGGACCGCCTGAAGCTGCGCAAGGACTTGCTGGGGCTCGCCACCCACGGCCTCAGCTACACCATCGTCATCGGCGCGCTCACCCTCATCGACCTGCTCTCCGGCCCCACCTGGTTCGTGGTCTGGCCCGCGCTCGGCTGGGGCATCGGCCTGGCGTTCCACACCATGGGCGTGACCATGGGAATGGCCAGACGCGCACTCAACGTCCCGGAGGATGAGTAG
- a CDS encoding carboxymuconolactone decarboxylase family protein yields the protein MEAQRFEIAKLAPGIYTAMMGLEKYLHQCGLEAGLLHLLKLRASQLNGCAYCIDMHWKDLRALGESEQRLYGLDAWEESPYYTERERAALAWTEAVTNLKEGHVSNAVYQAVKPHFTDKELADLTGAVATINAWNRLAISARTLPGTYPAPKSAQKAG from the coding sequence ATGGAAGCGCAGCGTTTCGAAATCGCGAAGCTCGCCCCGGGCATCTACACCGCGATGATGGGGCTGGAGAAGTACCTGCACCAGTGTGGCCTGGAGGCGGGCCTGTTGCACCTCCTCAAGCTGCGCGCCTCGCAGCTCAACGGGTGCGCGTACTGCATCGACATGCACTGGAAGGACTTGCGCGCCCTCGGCGAGTCGGAGCAGCGGCTGTACGGGCTGGACGCCTGGGAGGAGAGCCCCTACTACACCGAGCGCGAGCGCGCGGCCCTGGCCTGGACGGAGGCGGTGACGAACCTGAAGGAGGGCCACGTGTCCAACGCCGTGTACCAGGCGGTGAAGCCGCACTTCACGGACAAGGAGCTGGCGGACCTCACCGGCGCGGTGGCCACCATCAACGCCTGGAACCGCCTGGCCATCTCCGCCCGCACGCTGCCCGGCACGTACCCGGCGCCGAAGTCCGCGCAGAAGGCGGGCTGA
- a CDS encoding PLP-dependent aminotransferase family protein produces the protein MTSAKAAPRGGKPARRRARKRPPVMAATSLVLDGSTGASLQTQLVEALRSAIVSGRLGPGTRLLSTRALAEQVDVSRNTVLNAYSRLLSEGYLRGHLGSGTYVASELPERLQSSRRARQEAPVARHTPGISRRGSAVAGLPDVRLSAPGIPESRLAFRMGTPAVDAFPSDLWGRLLHTRWRRSWGDLLKRADPGGHPPLRRAVADYLATSRGVRCVPEQVIIVNGAQQAMSLAAQVLLDPGDAAWVEDPGYFASRGALVAAGATLVPVPVDDEGLDVEAGTRLSPDARLAIVTPAHQFPLGVAMSQARRQALLAWAARSDAWIVEDDYDSEFRYEGRPLPALQGLSPDARVIYIGTFSKVVSPALRVGYLVVPESLVQAFCAARRFIDTHTPVVEQAVLADFLHEGHFSRHVRRMRVLYGRRQEALLEAARRELAGRLRLEPLHTGMHLVGWLPGGVDDVEAAARGIEAGVMSQPLSAFRVASRGPGALLLGYSCVPEEQIEEGVRLLARALR, from the coding sequence ATGACCTCCGCGAAGGCCGCACCGCGCGGCGGCAAGCCCGCCCGGCGTCGCGCGCGCAAGCGGCCTCCGGTGATGGCGGCCACGTCGCTGGTGTTGGACGGCTCCACGGGCGCGTCGCTGCAGACGCAGCTGGTGGAGGCGCTGCGCTCGGCCATCGTCTCGGGGCGGCTGGGGCCGGGCACGCGGCTGCTCTCCACGCGGGCGCTGGCGGAGCAGGTGGACGTGTCGCGCAACACCGTGCTCAACGCGTACTCGCGCCTCCTGTCGGAGGGCTACCTGCGCGGCCACCTGGGCTCGGGCACGTACGTGGCCAGCGAGCTGCCGGAGCGGCTGCAGTCCTCGCGGCGCGCCAGGCAGGAGGCGCCCGTGGCCCGGCACACGCCGGGAATCTCGCGCCGGGGCAGCGCGGTGGCCGGGCTGCCGGACGTGCGGCTCAGCGCGCCGGGCATCCCCGAGAGCCGCCTGGCCTTCCGCATGGGCACGCCCGCGGTGGACGCGTTCCCGAGCGACTTGTGGGGCCGGCTGCTGCACACGCGCTGGCGGCGCTCGTGGGGGGATTTGCTCAAGCGCGCGGACCCCGGAGGGCACCCGCCGCTGCGCCGCGCCGTCGCGGACTACCTGGCCACCTCGCGCGGGGTGCGGTGCGTGCCGGAGCAGGTCATCATCGTCAACGGAGCACAGCAGGCGATGAGCCTGGCGGCGCAGGTGCTGCTGGACCCCGGTGACGCCGCGTGGGTGGAGGACCCGGGCTACTTCGCCAGCCGGGGCGCGCTCGTGGCCGCGGGCGCCACGCTGGTGCCCGTGCCGGTGGACGACGAGGGGCTGGACGTGGAGGCGGGCACGCGGCTGTCGCCGGACGCGCGGCTGGCCATCGTCACGCCCGCGCACCAGTTCCCCCTGGGCGTGGCGATGAGCCAGGCGCGGCGCCAGGCGCTGCTGGCGTGGGCGGCGCGCTCGGATGCGTGGATTGTCGAGGACGACTACGACAGCGAGTTCCGCTACGAGGGCCGGCCCCTGCCCGCGCTCCAGGGACTGTCGCCGGACGCGCGCGTCATCTACATCGGCACGTTCAGCAAGGTGGTGTCGCCGGCGCTGCGGGTGGGCTACCTCGTCGTCCCGGAGTCGCTGGTGCAGGCCTTCTGCGCGGCGCGGCGGTTCATCGACACCCACACGCCCGTGGTGGAGCAGGCGGTGCTCGCCGACTTCCTCCACGAGGGCCACTTCAGCCGCCACGTGCGCCGCATGCGCGTGCTGTACGGGCGCCGGCAGGAGGCGCTGCTGGAGGCGGCCCGGCGCGAGCTCGCGGGGCGGCTGCGGCTCGAGCCCCTGCACACGGGCATGCACCTGGTGGGCTGGCTGCCAGGGGGCGTGGACGACGTGGAGGCCGCGGCGCGGGGCATCGAGGCCGGGGTGATGTCGCAGCCCCTGTCCGCCTTCCGCGTCGCGTCGCGGGGGCCCGGGGCGCTGCTGCTCGGCTACTCCTGCGTGCCCGAGGAGCAGATTGAAGAAGGGGTCCGCCTGCTCGCGCGGGCCCTGCGCTGA
- a CDS encoding helix-turn-helix domain-containing protein, with translation MFGVPWFHFIVAPPRARIEGMRERLLRAAEGLLREEGLQAVTLEAVARRAHAGRGAPRYHFGGRQGLLEALAARQHPRVRGRRRVPHTVR, from the coding sequence ATGTTCGGGGTGCCCTGGTTCCACTTCATCGTCGCGCCACCGCGCGCGAGAATCGAGGGAATGCGTGAGCGCCTGCTGCGCGCCGCGGAAGGCCTGCTGCGCGAGGAGGGCCTCCAGGCGGTGACGTTGGAGGCCGTGGCCCGTCGCGCCCACGCGGGCCGTGGTGCCCCGCGCTACCACTTCGGCGGTCGACAGGGGCTGCTGGAGGCGTTGGCCGCCCGTCAACACCCCCGCGTCCGGGGACGACGTCGAGTCCCTCACACTGTGCGTTGA
- a CDS encoding cold-shock protein, with protein MATGSVKWFNDAKGFGFIQQDNGGPDVFCHHTAIQADGFRTLAEGQKVEFEVTKGPKGLQASNVRPIG; from the coding sequence ATGGCGACTGGTTCTGTGAAGTGGTTCAACGACGCGAAGGGCTTTGGCTTCATCCAGCAGGACAATGGAGGCCCTGACGTGTTCTGCCACCACACCGCCATCCAGGCGGACGGGTTCCGGACCCTGGCCGAGGGTCAGAAGGTGGAGTTCGAGGTTACGAAGGGCCCCAAGGGGCTTCAGGCGTCCAACGTTCGCCCGATCGGCTGA
- a CDS encoding cold-shock protein has translation MATGTVKWFNDSKGFGFIAQDGGGDDVFCHHTAIQSDGHRTLREGQKVEFEVTKGPKGLQAANVRALD, from the coding sequence ATGGCGACGGGTACCGTGAAGTGGTTCAACGACTCGAAGGGCTTTGGCTTCATCGCGCAGGACGGCGGGGGCGACGACGTGTTCTGCCACCACACCGCCATCCAGTCGGACGGGCATCGCACCCTGCGGGAGGGGCAGAAGGTGGAGTTCGAAGTCACCAAGGGCCCCAAGGGGCTCCAGGCCGCCAACGTCCGCGCGCTGGACTGA
- a CDS encoding ABC transporter ATP-binding protein, which yields MGGPPQRFHRRPMLRISAVSKSYPNGVQALRGIDLDIERGLFGLLGPNGAGKSSLMRILATLQAPDAGQVTFDGLDVLAHPEAHRRHLGYLPQDFGVYPGVSAVELLDHLGLLKGLTHAKARREQVDALLHLTNLHAHREKAVSGFSGGMRQRFGIAQALLGNPRLLIVDEPTAGLDPEERQRFHNLLGEVGESVVVLLSTHIVEDVRQLCPRMAILSEGRVLCEGAPEALVASLEGRVWRKTVEKAAVERYRADFPVLSTQLRAGRTRVHVLADARPEEGFEPVAPDLEDVYFSTLSARRAA from the coding sequence ATGGGAGGTCCTCCCCAACGCTTCCACCGGCGCCCCATGCTGCGAATCTCCGCGGTCTCCAAGTCGTACCCCAACGGCGTCCAGGCCCTGCGCGGCATCGACCTGGACATCGAGCGGGGATTGTTCGGTCTGCTCGGGCCCAACGGCGCCGGCAAGTCCTCGCTGATGCGCATCCTCGCGACGTTGCAGGCGCCCGACGCGGGGCAGGTGACGTTCGACGGGTTGGATGTGCTCGCCCACCCGGAGGCGCACCGGCGTCACCTGGGCTACCTGCCCCAGGACTTCGGCGTGTATCCGGGCGTGAGCGCCGTGGAGCTGTTGGACCACCTGGGCCTGCTCAAGGGCCTGACGCACGCGAAGGCGCGCCGCGAGCAGGTGGACGCGCTGCTGCACCTGACCAACCTGCACGCCCACCGCGAGAAGGCCGTCAGCGGCTTCTCCGGCGGCATGCGGCAGCGCTTCGGCATCGCCCAGGCGCTGTTGGGCAACCCCCGGCTGCTCATCGTGGACGAGCCCACCGCGGGCCTGGACCCGGAGGAGCGCCAGCGCTTCCACAACCTGCTGGGCGAGGTGGGGGAGAGCGTCGTCGTGCTGCTCTCCACGCACATCGTCGAGGACGTGCGCCAGCTGTGCCCGCGCATGGCCATCCTGTCGGAGGGGCGGGTGTTGTGCGAGGGCGCGCCCGAGGCGTTGGTGGCGTCCCTGGAGGGGCGCGTGTGGCGCAAGACGGTGGAGAAGGCGGCGGTGGAGCGCTACCGCGCGGACTTCCCGGTGTTGTCCACGCAGCTGAGGGCCGGGCGCACGCGCGTGCACGTGCTGGCGGACGCGCGACCGGAGGAGGGCTTCGAGCCGGTGGCTCCGGACCTGGAGGACGTCTACTTCTCCACGCTGTCCGCCCGTCGCGCGGCGTAG